atttttgttATTCAAGACTGAATATCATGTTAAGATCACAAAATCACAATGAGGTAACCTTAAGTAGTTTTTACAAGATCCTCAGCACTAATTCAACTCCATAGACCCTTGGATGCTTACCAATATCGCTCCAATGCAGAAAGCACAACACACAACTCGGTTCCCTAAGCACTCAAGTATCTACACTTTACCTGAAGTGATCAGTCATCATTTTATACAAAACCCTATTCCTAGTGctagcatatatatataaagaattcAAACCATCGTGGCCTGTCAAATCCGACTatatcttcttcttgttcttctccaACCTTTCTTTTCTATTCCCTCATCTCATTATCTTGGGCAATAGCATTAATAAAAGAAAGGTCCCCTTTTTGGCAGCTAATGCGCCAAGTAGTTCTAACTTCTAAGTTGGGTCAGTACATACAAGGATTTTTTTGGGGAAGAAAGTACATCCATGATTTAAAATCATAAGTACCGAAGACCAACCCATTATTTATTACTGCAAACAGTAATATATGGAAGTAAAGACAAACCAAATATCTAAATCTCAACAACCACTAAACCAGAAGAAAAAAACGTAGGATAATTAAGTACTTAATACCTACTTTTCTTAGCAATTTAACTTGAATCAAACACCAAGTAATAAAATCACACTAACTAGAGAAAAAAAATCAAGCTGGATGATTAAATTCGCAAATAAGATTATAATTAATTCTAATAATTTTGAAACAAAAGAATAGTACAGTTGCCCAAACcatacaaaacaaaacaaagatgTAAAGCAGTCCCGAATTGGGCGCCGTCAATCCATAAATGAATATTAATCATTTGGAAATTTGAATTCTGAAGCGTAAGCAGTGCAGTGGTATTTTCAGCTGAGCCACCACGTGTACGGAAGACAAAGCAAACATGCACCGAAAGCtaaaagaaagagagaagaacAAGCAAAAGGATGCTCACGATTACCGACGCGACGCCACACCACACCCCTCTGCGCACGTTAGCCGAGAGGGGTGCAGTACACTACGCACATTGGGAAAGACACGATACgaaacttcaaaaaaaaaaaaaaaaaaaaaaaggactcGATGATAAACACTCACCTCGCTCTGACATTCGGTGTCGTCAGCTTCCACTCCTTTTCGCTTCCGATCATTGCTCGCCGCCGTTGTTTTCGCCGGTATCGATGGCTCCGCGCTGGCGCTCGAGTCTCCCGGCGATGAAATCACGGTCACGTCGCATCTAATCTCCTTCCCACCACCACCGCCGCTGCTTAAATTCCCGTACGATGTTTCCTCGGGGCTGTTTCTCTTTATCTCGGAAATACAAGGATTTGGACCGACCGCCGGCGTATCGCACGAATCTACCGCAGTTTTCGAGCATGACGGTCCGAATTCAACCGCCGCCTTACTGTGCCTGAAGAAGTGACCGAAATTCTGTACGTTGGCGTTTGTCTCCGTCGCCCTCGATGTCGGAGGTACAGGCGGCCTCGATGCCGGCACCGGCGGAACCGCCATGAAAGCCGACGGCCTGATCTCGGAGAACTGAGTGAGGCGGACTGGATGAGGAGTTGAGTTCGTGGTGCTATCGGTGAGCTGAGGGTAAAATAGGTCGGAGGAGAAGTTAGGGTCTAAGGAAGGATCGTCAACGAGAGGATGATGTAGCCATGAAACCATTTCATCTTCCTGCATAAAAAGATGCTGGTGTTGTTCATGGAGCTGGACGTGGTCATGGTGAGATTCTGCTTGAGATAACCTGATTTCCATCTCGGGAGGGAGTAAGGCGTCGTATTTGGACGGCGGTGAAGATTTTCTCACCACCGACGACCTCTGGCTCTGACTCTGCGTGATTACCTGACCGTTCTGCCATAGAAGCTCCATGATATCATCCTCTGGACTGAAATTACAGTTTTTCTCACTTCAGATAAAAAAAACTACCAAAAATCGCTTCAAATCTCcccataaaaattgaaaaaaactcACAGAAAAGGCTTTTTGGGGCGAGAGAGTCCAGAAGAAGTGGGAGTAGAGTAATCGTCATCCATTTCGAACTCGGGTACGCAGTGATTCATTCTTTAATCTCTTAATTCTGTCAAGATAACCACTCAAAATCCTTCTTCTACAAAAACAAAACCACACTCTAATCAATCACccaaaaaaacacacacacacacacaaaacaaAGAATAATATTAATAATCTCAACACAAATTACCAAATGAACGAGAAACAGTGAGGATATTGTTATGGCGGTAGTCGACGCCAAGAACAACATAAAGTACAGTACAATAAATATTTTGATTCAGCAAAAGTAAgaatcaaattatatatatatatataaaaaaaatatatataatttgattacTATGCTGAAATCAATCTGTTCTTGTTGTtggttattattattacaattattaattatttattgggTTTTAAATTGGATGAAATGAAGAAAAACCAGTGGAAGAAAAGCAAGGCAGAAAAGTGTTTGTTAGTGAAAAGggagtggtggtagtggtggtggtggggggTGAGAAGAGTCCTTGATTGGGAAATGGAAAGATTTTTGTGTTGGTTTGTTTGCTTCTTGTGTTAGTTGTATTGTCGCTTGGCCCTGCTCCAAAGATAAGCCTCtgcctcctctctctctctcttcagtTTACTATGAATTGAGAGCTTCAGAAATCCTTTGtcccatttttttttctattttcttgtCACtggcaagaaagaaaaaaagtttgGGTGGTGAAAtactacttaaataaataaaggaaatacAACCATTTGTTACTCTgtttttttttatccaaatatAGAGTTGTTGTCTAGTAAACTATAATTTTAAAGTGGACATATTTGTTACTAATTTTATATCACACTatcattaattatattatatgtaattaaatttgaatttgaaactaggtggtagtttgatcatattgatacAATTTGATTTTAGGGTagtaaatatgtacgattttaaattaCAGAATAGCAAATgagtattattaaaaatataagataCTATGTATTTAGATAAAAGTACCAAATAAATATTTACCAATAAATAAAATCTTTATAtatagggaatttttttttataggggtttcactttaagccctattggTGTGGCTTTTATTATTCTCGACTTTTGAACAGTTTTTGGCAcgatttttttatgatcgtgtatattgtagctatttagagcatcggcacgatttttagaaaattctgaatagttaacagtaccgaaaattatgttcaaatatgttgttgcacgcgtgaaaaacaacatgtttgaacctagttttcggtactataaactattcggaattttctaaaaatttgcgggatgttctaaataactacaatatacatggtcataaaaaaaaatcgcactggaaactgttcacgagtcaagaacactgaagagccccaccggtagaaTTTAAAGTGAAgtcactataaaaaaaattatcctaTATATATGTTTGGCAATAATCCACTACCTCATCAACTAGAATTTAGGCCAGCAAAATAGGGAGCAATAACTAGACAGAAGCCAAAAGAAAAGGTTGATCTGCACAAATATTAACATCTTCGGTAagtaattttatttcaaaattagtAATCATATGTGCATTTAAAATATGCACTTAAACATTACATACATTAGCATGACAGTTTAGCTTAGCTAATTATATTTATCAAAATTGAGACCTATTATTTTAAAAAGCAGTATCGTTATTGTGTGTATTGTTTTGGTGcatattttgagtgcacatatcaATACTCAAACAAAGATTGCTTTTCTTATCTTTTTCAACTTGTAATGGGATTGATTCTTCATTTAGAGGAATTTAAGTTGTACAACTTAGTAATTAGGAGGGAGGATTTTGTGCATAAACTTTAAAGAGAATATTAGGGTAATAAATGTAAAagaataatataaaattataatgGTTCGGTCACTAACGATCTACGTCCACTTTAGTCAGTATATTAATTGTGAGATTCTTACAAAGAGTAAATACTTCTAAATACAAATTTGGGTCCAACCATTAATAGTTTCGAATTATAGTATTTATAAGGATAAAATGGCGCTTGAGAGTGAAAGGACAACTTCTTGCCTATTCTAACTTAATCCATGTGGTAGTCAGAAAGTCTCTGACATGTGCAGTTCCCCCGTCCGGCAATGTCCTGAGCACACCCATTCTGGAGGTGAAACGAGAAGGTTGGCTACCTAGGGTCCACCTCACTTATGGTGTCCTTTGTTGAGGTCCGCTTCTAGCGAGGGCAATCTGAGCGAGGTCTCTATTAGAGACTTAGGGGCATTCAGACCTTCCTAGTTCGCTTAATTAGTTTGATCCTGCTACGTCATCATATCCAAAACTAGGTATAACACaatttaaaatgaaaataataataataataatattataatgtgtagttaattttaattgttgatattttTAAATATGTTATTACGATTAAAATTTTACTGGTAACTTTTGTATGTGCCTAAAGTTATTATTTATATGGATATAATGGGTTTACAAAAtactcatttttttaattttatttctaagaATTTACGTACTGCGTTTTATCAAAAGTATAAATTTGGTACCCTTTATTATGAATAATACAACTACATTACTCCATATTTgtaaaattagaataaaataataCCTTGAGTTCAAATATGGTCATAAAAGATAGAATACTAAATAAATATATCCTCATAAATAGCAAGGGAAACTCCACTAATTAACCTCACTAACTTTACTAATGCTAACCCTAACCCCTATTATTGTTTTTCACATAAATAACCTTACACACATAGTAAAAGACCGAAATACCCTTAAATATATTAGTACTTTCTCCAAGTAAGATCTGGTAAATTCAGAACATGTGTGAACATCAACTTTCTAACCTGATTTACACGTCTTTCACACATGACTCATCCATGATTTATACATAATTCACACGTGTTTCATACATCTCATAGTTCACAAATGGTTCACTCACACATGATTCATACATATTTTTCCCACATGGTTCACTCATGATTCACACACGATTCACTCATGGGTCACACATATTTTTTTACACTTGTTTCACACATAGTTCCCTCATGGTTTACATGTATTTCACACATAGTGCACTCATGGTTCAGACATGATTCATACTTCACACATTACTTACACATTATTTATCATAAATTTGGAACATGATTCACACATAATTCATACTTCATTCACACATTGTTCACCATAAATTTAGAACATGGTTCACACATCGTTCACACACtgttcacaccaaattcacacactTTTCACATCgaaatcacacatggttcacaccaacttcacttcagacatggttcacactaaattcacacattgttcacaccacaatcacacataattcacactaaaTTCATTCGTTGTTTACACCAAATTAAAATCATGGCTCAAATAGTTAGAACAAAGTTGGAAATTAAAGAAAGTCATGCAATTTCTTTCAATAAAATGAAATATTCTTCACCTCATTCCTCACAACCCAAATATTCTGTGAAAAAACATTCAAGCATCATGAATTTCTTTTCTCTAATCAAatacaacaacaaaaacaaaaatcataCCAATTCATTATCTGACTAAATACAATAACAAAAACAATACCAGtttcttttctttaatttaatacaaaaaatacatatatacacTCAACTAGTCGGTGGCTGCAATGGAAGGCAAATGGTTTGATGGCTCAGGCGACACGGGTTGCGGGCTCAAGCGATGGGGTTGCCGGTTCAGGCGATGGAGGCTACGGGCTCAGGCGACATGAGTTGCGGGCACAAGTGATGGGGGCTGCAGTTTTAGGCGATGGAGGTTACAGGCTTAGGTGAAGGGCGTTGCAGGCCTTTGGCTCTGGCGAAGGGGGTTGCGGCTCGGGTTCTGGCGATGGGGGTTGCGACTTCGATGCTGCTTCGGTCTCAGGCGGCGGGAGCAGTGCTGTTTCGGTCTCAGGTGGCGGGAGCTGCGGTGGGAAGAAGCTTGGAAGATGGTGGGTCTGAGCTGAGAGAAAAGGGACTGATGGTGAAGGTAAAGGAgagaaaacaaaaatagttaaTTTGTTAAAAATGTATTTTAGTCTGAAAAAGTTATTTTAGTGAGAAACAAAAATTAGGGTATGTGATTAGTATTAATGGAATTAATAGGGTTAATAGGTGGAGTTTCACAATAACAAGGTATCATTTTATatcaatttttaaattatatagcATAC
The genomic region above belongs to Humulus lupulus chromosome 1, drHumLupu1.1, whole genome shotgun sequence and contains:
- the LOC133783581 gene encoding transcription factor PIF1-like; the protein is MNHCVPEFEMDDDYSTPTSSGLSRPKKPFLPEDDIMELLWQNGQVITQSQSQRSSVVRKSSPPSKYDALLPPEMEIRLSQAESHHDHVQLHEQHQHLFMQEDEMVSWLHHPLVDDPSLDPNFSSDLFYPQLTDSTTNSTPHPVRLTQFSEIRPSAFMAVPPVPASRPPVPPTSRATETNANVQNFGHFFRHSKAAVEFGPSCSKTAVDSCDTPAVGPNPCISEIKRNSPEETSYGNLSSGGGGGKEIRCDVTVISSPGDSSASAEPSIPAKTTAASNDRKRKGVEADDTECQSEDIEFESGDGKKHARGTSTKRSRAAEVHNLSERRRRDRINEKMKALQELIPRCNKSDKASMLDEAIEYLKSLQLQVQMMSMGCGMVPMMFPGMHQFMPPMGMGIGMGMGMGMGMGMEMGMNRPIMPFPNVLTGSTMAAPTAAAHLGPRFPMPSFQMPSVPTTEPPRGQATNQLDYMFQPFPTQNPNQSRVPNFPDPCQQYFGSHQMQLTLQQNPAAVQPSTSKPSTSRGPENPENHQSG